A stretch of Sphingomonas sp. JUb134 DNA encodes these proteins:
- a CDS encoding DUF3320 domain-containing protein — protein MATNSIPQPDVETTSVFQSNLPIAEKLDRARMELLDLSARNRLLNMPRSSKGARSIEIVDERSSEVFRLLVREGKVFTFVAGKAARKGDELETPDVEADEIVDLAQPEDDVEDDRGVFTRHADTRLQTRLTPKGLQKRLLELYFDARTLEEEQGVNILYLTLGSLRWIDPSNAANVRFAPLLLIPVSLERGNAGEKFKLRARPEEFASNLSLEAYLDRVHGIRLPAFEANEGLDPIGYMDEVADAVAAKSDWTVQHDDIALGFFSFAKFLMYRDLDPANWPQEMRISERPLIRGLLADGFDSAEGMIPEDARIDPFIPPADMLHIVDSDSSQALAVHEVRRGRDMVIQGPPGTGKSQTIANIVAAAVADGRTVLFVAEKMAALEVVKRRLDATGVGDACLELHSNKANKRALLDELRRTWELGAPKGGDPGTLHARLTEARDRLNDHAVRMHRPHPDNGLTPYQVIGQLVRLRLDGEQPNDVALEAPASWSMDAYAERHAVLSELVDRVAAIGRPDDHVWRGVRLAGVTPMETERFLARFAALAPRLDRLEADATALATMMEQEPPTGSAAIGDLIRLAARLEGAPTLAPNALGTTAWDERFAEIVSLLHEGERHALLREKLAPHFVDAAWKTDVEGQRGMLARLPTSFSPDAFRRLSELSDRLPRLRDEAEGLARSMGREPPGTFVDVRRLLAIGERVVAAPDASPEAFAADLWDSGVERAADLTQTVERLEGARAVIGTGLSDAAWSMDLAATRATLASHGTGVFRFLSGEWRKANRLVRTVLSDPSQPLDSTLAQLDALAQGQAAKRVIENDEAFGRSAFGGDWRGDRSSSTSLTALVEWMRSLKGLGAEPRIVAANRPDRDVISARMIRVDALLNEVSPLVELLWDELPSRDLLFGDAPTAMRADTSPLIDVIADFHHADRATAAIAAEVPADLSIRLAALRDLAEGQRLATVLSVGAPLGAEAFGGEWLGEASDWAALRTVSTWIDDNRDIRLLASRVADRTTLARDAGVLARDDAASATDLERLLGELRMDVSVGLGMPDARAASFTLLRERIGEWSTGGEQLSNWVAYRDRADRARALGCGDVVARLEDGRLGTAAVIPAFEMAYFEAVHADLVRRDPELGRFDGTLHGRLAREFADLDRQRIASASVEVVRAHHGRVPSRDGGAVGPLGTLRAEMQKKRGHMPIRRLMEKAGPAVQALKPVFMMSPLSVAQFLAPGAFEFDLLVMDEASQIQPVDALGAVARAKQVVVVGDPKQLPPTAFFSKMTGNGDETDDDDGGRVGDIESILGLFTARGLPMRMLRWHYRSRHQSLIAVSNRQFYESKLFIVPSPYTAEAGMGLRFHHIPHGLFDAGGTRTNQVEARIVAQAIVAHAREHPELSLGVAAFSAAQRRAILDQLEVLRRALPPETEAFFQAHHAEPFFVKNLENVQGDERDVILISVGYGPTTPGGRVPMRFGPLGSEGGERRLNVLISRAKQRCEVFASMTDEDIDPDFAQTRKGVFAFRLFLHFARTGRMTMAESTGRDHDSVFEEQVAKALQSRGYQVHRQVGLAGFFIDLAVADAERPGRYLLGIECDGASYHDARSARDRDRLRQSVLESHGWTIHRVWSTDWFQRPNEQLDLIVARIEAAKAEQDAEASKRDFRAVPLEILSVEREDGTEIGLARADEPAGFAHSNLYVEAVLTRPPHAVMELHDVPTGTLAALVEEAVRIEGPVHIDEVVERIRSAWGLKRAGGRIQQAIAAAVQAAVGAGRVERTGSFLSFAGGAVIVRERRAAVSSTLRRADRLPPAEIAVAIVEVVRVNLGATRDQILQAVSRAFGIKATSSAVRGVIEGEIARASSSGELVMQGGMFVLGQQANTPSSAS, from the coding sequence ATGGCCACCAATTCCATTCCGCAACCTGACGTCGAGACCACGTCGGTGTTTCAGAGCAACCTGCCGATCGCGGAGAAGCTCGACCGTGCGCGGATGGAGCTTCTCGACCTGTCCGCCCGCAACCGGCTGCTCAACATGCCGCGCTCGTCAAAGGGTGCACGGTCGATCGAGATTGTCGACGAGCGGAGTTCCGAGGTGTTCCGCCTCTTGGTGCGCGAAGGCAAGGTATTCACCTTCGTCGCCGGCAAGGCGGCCAGAAAGGGCGATGAACTCGAGACTCCCGATGTCGAGGCGGACGAGATCGTCGATCTCGCTCAGCCAGAGGACGACGTTGAGGACGATCGCGGCGTGTTCACTCGACATGCCGACACCCGGCTCCAGACCCGCTTGACGCCGAAGGGGCTACAGAAGCGCCTGCTCGAGCTCTATTTCGACGCACGCACGCTGGAGGAGGAGCAGGGCGTCAACATCCTGTACCTGACCTTGGGATCCCTGAGATGGATCGATCCCTCGAACGCGGCGAACGTCCGCTTCGCACCGCTGCTGCTCATACCCGTCTCGCTTGAACGCGGAAACGCTGGCGAGAAGTTCAAGCTGCGTGCACGACCCGAGGAATTTGCCTCCAACCTGTCGCTCGAGGCCTACCTCGACCGCGTTCACGGCATCCGTCTGCCGGCATTCGAGGCGAACGAGGGCCTGGATCCCATCGGCTACATGGACGAGGTCGCCGATGCCGTCGCGGCGAAATCCGACTGGACGGTGCAGCACGACGACATCGCGCTCGGGTTCTTCTCGTTTGCCAAGTTCCTGATGTACCGTGATCTCGACCCGGCGAACTGGCCGCAGGAGATGCGCATCAGCGAACGTCCGTTGATACGCGGACTGCTCGCAGACGGGTTCGACAGCGCCGAGGGAATGATCCCCGAGGATGCCAGGATTGATCCCTTCATTCCGCCAGCCGATATGCTGCACATCGTCGACAGCGACAGCAGCCAGGCGCTCGCGGTGCACGAGGTCCGTCGCGGGCGCGACATGGTGATCCAGGGTCCCCCCGGTACCGGCAAGAGCCAGACGATCGCGAACATCGTCGCCGCGGCGGTCGCCGACGGCAGGACGGTTCTCTTCGTCGCCGAGAAGATGGCGGCGCTCGAGGTCGTCAAGCGGCGGCTCGACGCCACGGGCGTGGGAGACGCATGTCTCGAACTGCACAGCAACAAGGCGAACAAGCGCGCTCTGCTCGACGAATTGCGCCGGACGTGGGAGCTCGGTGCGCCCAAGGGCGGCGACCCCGGGACCCTGCACGCGCGGTTGACCGAGGCGCGTGACCGCCTGAACGATCACGCCGTGCGGATGCACCGACCGCACCCCGACAACGGACTTACGCCGTATCAGGTCATCGGGCAGCTGGTCAGGCTCCGTCTCGATGGCGAACAGCCGAACGACGTCGCGCTGGAAGCGCCCGCGTCATGGTCCATGGATGCGTATGCGGAGCGGCACGCCGTCCTCTCCGAGCTCGTCGACAGGGTCGCAGCGATCGGGCGTCCGGACGATCATGTCTGGCGGGGCGTTAGGCTAGCGGGCGTCACTCCGATGGAGACCGAGCGCTTCCTCGCCCGCTTCGCGGCGTTGGCGCCGCGGCTGGACCGCCTGGAGGCCGATGCGACGGCGCTCGCCACCATGATGGAGCAGGAGCCGCCGACCGGTTCTGCCGCCATCGGCGACCTGATCCGGCTGGCTGCACGCCTGGAGGGAGCACCTACGCTCGCGCCCAATGCCCTCGGAACGACGGCGTGGGACGAGCGCTTTGCCGAGATCGTCTCGCTTCTCCACGAAGGTGAACGGCATGCGCTGCTGAGGGAGAAGCTGGCGCCGCACTTCGTCGACGCGGCATGGAAGACCGACGTGGAGGGTCAACGCGGTATGCTGGCGCGGCTGCCCACGTCCTTCTCGCCCGACGCCTTCCGGCGCCTTTCCGAACTGTCGGACAGGCTTCCCCGCTTGCGGGATGAGGCCGAGGGGCTCGCGCGGTCCATGGGGCGCGAGCCGCCGGGCACCTTCGTGGATGTCCGGCGCCTCCTGGCCATCGGCGAGCGGGTAGTGGCGGCTCCGGACGCCAGCCCAGAAGCCTTCGCGGCCGATCTATGGGACAGCGGGGTGGAGCGGGCCGCCGATCTGACGCAGACCGTCGAGCGTCTCGAAGGCGCTCGTGCGGTGATCGGGACGGGATTGTCCGACGCAGCCTGGTCGATGGATCTCGCGGCTACGCGTGCGACGCTCGCCTCCCACGGCACCGGCGTGTTCAGGTTCCTGAGCGGGGAGTGGCGCAAGGCGAACCGCCTCGTACGGACCGTCCTTTCAGACCCGAGCCAGCCGCTCGATTCGACGCTCGCCCAGCTCGACGCCCTCGCTCAGGGGCAGGCCGCCAAGCGCGTCATCGAGAACGACGAGGCCTTTGGACGTAGCGCGTTCGGTGGCGACTGGCGTGGCGACCGCAGTTCGTCGACGTCGCTCACTGCACTTGTCGAATGGATGCGGTCGCTGAAGGGGTTGGGTGCGGAACCGCGCATCGTAGCCGCCAACCGTCCGGATCGGGACGTGATCTCGGCCCGAATGATCCGCGTCGACGCGCTGCTGAATGAGGTTTCGCCGCTCGTCGAGCTCCTGTGGGACGAGCTTCCGTCCCGCGACCTGCTGTTCGGAGATGCACCCACGGCTATGCGCGCCGACACGTCGCCTCTGATCGATGTGATCGCGGACTTTCACCACGCAGATCGCGCGACGGCCGCCATCGCTGCCGAGGTCCCTGCGGATCTGTCGATCCGCCTGGCGGCGTTGCGCGACCTCGCGGAGGGCCAGCGACTGGCGACGGTGCTGTCGGTAGGCGCACCCTTGGGGGCCGAGGCCTTCGGCGGAGAGTGGCTTGGCGAGGCGTCGGACTGGGCGGCGCTTCGCACCGTTTCGACATGGATCGACGACAATCGCGACATTCGTCTGCTTGCCTCGCGGGTAGCGGATCGCACGACGTTGGCACGGGATGCCGGGGTCCTCGCACGAGACGACGCGGCCTCTGCGACCGATCTCGAACGCCTCTTGGGCGAACTTCGAATGGACGTGTCCGTCGGACTCGGGATGCCGGATGCGCGGGCCGCTTCCTTTACGTTGCTGCGTGAGCGCATCGGTGAGTGGTCGACGGGCGGTGAGCAGTTGTCGAATTGGGTCGCATACCGCGATCGCGCCGATCGGGCCCGTGCGCTGGGCTGCGGCGACGTCGTCGCCCGGCTGGAGGACGGCCGGCTCGGGACGGCTGCGGTCATCCCTGCGTTCGAGATGGCCTACTTCGAGGCCGTGCATGCGGATCTGGTCCGGCGGGACCCGGAACTCGGTCGCTTCGATGGTACGCTCCACGGTCGGCTCGCGCGCGAGTTCGCGGACCTCGACCGGCAGCGCATCGCGTCCGCCAGCGTCGAGGTGGTGCGCGCGCACCACGGTCGCGTCCCGTCGCGCGATGGCGGTGCCGTGGGGCCGCTCGGCACGTTGCGTGCCGAGATGCAGAAGAAGCGCGGGCACATGCCGATCCGCAGGCTGATGGAGAAGGCGGGACCCGCGGTGCAGGCCCTCAAGCCCGTCTTCATGATGAGCCCGCTGTCGGTGGCGCAGTTCCTGGCACCGGGCGCCTTCGAATTCGATCTGCTTGTCATGGACGAGGCGAGCCAGATCCAGCCGGTCGATGCGCTTGGCGCCGTCGCTCGCGCCAAGCAGGTGGTCGTGGTCGGCGATCCGAAGCAGCTGCCGCCTACCGCCTTCTTCTCGAAGATGACCGGGAACGGCGACGAGACGGACGACGACGATGGCGGCCGGGTGGGCGACATCGAGAGCATCCTCGGCCTGTTCACGGCCCGTGGCCTGCCGATGCGGATGCTGCGCTGGCATTACCGAAGCCGCCACCAGTCGCTGATCGCGGTCAGCAACCGGCAGTTCTACGAGAGCAAGCTCTTCATCGTCCCAAGCCCCTATACCGCGGAGGCGGGCATGGGCCTGCGCTTCCACCACATCCCGCATGGTCTGTTCGACGCAGGTGGCACCCGCACGAACCAGGTCGAGGCGAGGATCGTGGCCCAGGCCATCGTCGCGCATGCCCGCGAGCATCCGGAGCTGTCGCTCGGAGTCGCTGCATTCTCGGCGGCGCAGCGGCGCGCCATCCTGGATCAGCTGGAGGTGCTGCGCCGGGCGTTGCCGCCCGAGACCGAAGCGTTCTTCCAAGCGCATCATGCCGAGCCGTTCTTCGTCAAGAACCTGGAGAACGTGCAGGGCGACGAGCGGGACGTCATCCTCATCTCGGTGGGCTACGGGCCGACTACGCCGGGCGGACGGGTGCCGATGCGCTTTGGGCCGCTGGGATCGGAGGGGGGCGAACGCCGCCTGAACGTCCTGATCAGCCGCGCCAAGCAGCGGTGCGAGGTCTTTGCTTCGATGACCGACGAGGACATCGATCCGGACTTCGCTCAGACCCGCAAGGGCGTCTTCGCCTTCCGCCTCTTCCTGCACTTCGCCCGCACCGGCCGGATGACGATGGCCGAGAGCACGGGTCGCGACCACGACAGCGTGTTCGAGGAGCAGGTCGCAAAGGCGCTGCAGTCACGCGGCTACCAGGTTCACAGGCAGGTGGGCCTCGCCGGATTCTTCATCGATCTCGCCGTCGCGGACGCCGAGCGGCCGGGCAGGTATCTGCTCGGCATCGAATGCGACGGCGCGTCCTATCACGACGCCCGATCCGCGCGCGATCGCGATCGGCTTCGGCAGTCCGTGCTGGAGAGCCATGGCTGGACCATCCATCGCGTCTGGAGCACCGATTGGTTCCAGCGGCCGAACGAGCAGCTCGACCTGATCGTCGCCCGGATCGAAGCGGCCAAGGCGGAGCAGGATGCAGAGGCGAGCAAGCGCGACTTCCGGGCGGTGCCGCTGGAGATCCTCAGCGTCGAACGTGAGGATGGGACAGAGATCGGACTCGCCCGCGCGGACGAACCCGCGGGTTTCGCGCACTCGAACTTGTACGTGGAGGCGGTGCTGACCAGACCTCCCCATGCGGTGATGGAACTGCACGACGTGCCGACCGGGACGTTGGCAGCGCTGGTAGAGGAGGCGGTGCGCATCGAAGGACCAGTCCATATCGACGAGGTCGTGGAGCGCATCCGCTCGGCATGGGGCCTGAAGCGTGCGGGTGGCCGCATCCAGCAGGCGATCGCCGCTGCGGTACAAGCGGCGGTCGGAGCAGGTCGTGTGGAGCGTACAGGCTCGTTCCTATCCTTCGCCGGCGGCGCTGTGATCGTCCGTGAAAGGCGCGCGGCGGTCTCGTCGACGCTGCGTCGGGCCGATCGACTTCCGCCGGCGGAGATCGCGGTTGCGATCGTCGAAGTCGTGCGGGTCAACCTGGGCGCGACCCGCGATCAGATCCTGCAAGCGGTATCGAGGGCGTTCGGCATCAAAGCCACCAGTTCGGCGGTTCGCGGAGTTATCGAAGGCGAGATCGCCCGTGCTTCGTCGAGTGGTGAGCTTGTCATGCAGGGTGGGATGTTCGTCCTGGGACAGCAGGCGAACACACCTTCGTCAGCAAGCTGA